A window of Amphiprion ocellaris isolate individual 3 ecotype Okinawa chromosome 12, ASM2253959v1, whole genome shotgun sequence contains these coding sequences:
- the myh6 gene encoding myosin-6 — protein MGDALMAEFGKAAPYLRKSDKERLEAQTRPFDIKVECFVVDDKVEYVKGQIQSKDGGKVTVKKDDGTTVTVKDSDVHPQNPPKFDKIEDMAMFTFLHEPAVLFNLKERYAAWMIYTYSGLFCVTVNPYKWLPVYDAEVVAAYRGKKRTEAPPHIFSISDNAYQYMLTDRENQSVLITGESGAGKTVNTKRVIQYFASIAAVGGGGKKDTSKGTLEDQIIQANPALEAFGNAKTVRNDNSSRFGKFIRIHFGTSGKLSSADIETYLLEKSRVTFQLKAERNYHIFYQILSNQKPELLDMLLITNNPYDYSYISQGEVTVASINDAEELMATDSAFDVLGFTPEEKMGVYKLTGAIMHYGNMKFKQKQREEQAEPDGTEAADKSAYLMGLNSADLIKGLCHPRVKVGNEYVTKGQSVDQVYYSIGALAKSVYEKMFNWMVVRINQSLDTKQHRQYFIGVLDIAGFEIFDFNTFEQLCINFTNEKLQQFFNHHMFVLEQEEYKKEGIDWEFIDFGMDLQACIDLIEKPLGIMSILEEECMFPKASDQTFKSKLYDNHLGKNKMFEKPRAAKGKAEAHFALVHYAGTVDYNISGWLVKNKDPLNETVVGLFQKSSLKLLSLLFSSYSGADSGDKGGGKGAKKKGSSFQTVSALHRENLSKLMNNLKTTHPHFVRCLIPNEKKTPGVMDNCLVMHQLRCNGVLEGIRICRKGFPNRVLYGDFKQRYRILNASAIPEGQFIDCKKSAEKLLGSLDIDHTQYKFGHTKVFFKAGLLGTLEEMRDEQLSRIITRIQANARAILMRAQFAKLVERRDALMVIQWNLRSFLGVKNWPWMKLFFKIKPLLKSAESEKEMANMKDEFNKLKEALEKSEARRKELEEKIVTLLQEKNDLTLQIQSEQDTLTDAEERCEQLIKSKIQLEAKLKEMAERLEDEEELNADLTAKKRKLEDECSELKKDIDDLELTLAKVEKEKHATENKVKNLTEEMASQDENIMKLTKEKKALQEAHQQTLDDLQSEEDKANSLTKAKAKLEQQVDDLEGSLEQEKKVRMDLERSKRKLEGDVKLTQESLMDLENDKQQLEEKLKKKDFEITQVTSRLEDEQVASVQLQKKLKENQARIEELEEELDAERAARAKVEKQRSDLSRELEDISERLEEAGGATSAQVELNKKRDAEFQKLRRELEESTLQHESIAASLRKKHADSVAELGEQIDNLQRVKQKLEKEKSELKLELDDLSSNMESVVKAKSNIEKMCRTMEDNMNEYKCKYEEAQRSINDLTTQRAKLLTENGEFGRQLEEKECLISQLTRGKNSYNQQVEDLRRQLEEEVKAKNALAHAVQSARHDCDLLREQFEEEQEAKAELQRALSKSNTEVAAWRTKYETDGIQRTEELEEAKKKLVQRLQEAEEAIEAVNAKCSSLEKTKHRLQNEIEDLMLDLERSNAASAALDKKQRTFDKVLAEWKQKFEESQCELEASQKEARSLSTELFKLRNAYEESLDQLETMKRENKNLQEEISDLTDQLGEGGRSAHELEKIRKQLEQEKAELQSALEEAEGSLEHEESKILRAQLEFNQVKADMERKVAEKDEEMEQAKRNYQRMLESLQSSLESETRSRNEALRVKKKMEGDLNEMEIQLSQANRQAADAQKQLKSLQAFLKDAQLQLDDSQHGNDDLRENIGLLERRNNLIQAELEEVRAALEQTERSRKLAEQELTDATERMQLLHSQNTSLINQKKKHETDLLHLQNEMEEAIQENRNAEEKAKKAITDAAMMAEELKKEQDTSAHLERMKKNMEQTIKDLQHRLDEAEQIAMKGGRKQLQKLEARIRELENELEVEQKRGTESIKGVRKYERRIKELTYQTEEDRKNMARLQDLVDKLQLKVKSYKHAAEEAEEAANSNMAKLRKLQHELEEAEERADIAESQVNKLRAKTRDGSSKKGLDE, from the coding sequence ACACCAAAAGAGTCATCCAGTACTTTGCCAGCATTGCTGCAGTCGGGGGAGGAGGCAAAAAAGACACCAGCAAGGGGACACTGGAGGATCAAATCATCCAGGCGAATCCAGCGCTGGAGGCATTTGGCAACGCCAAAACGGTAAGAAATGACAACTCATCTCGATTTGGAAAATTCATACGGATTCATTTTGGCACCAGTGGCAAACTGTCATCTGCTGACATTGAGACATACCTGCTGGAGAAGTCACGTGTCACCTTTCAGCTCAAGGCTGAGAGGAACTATCACATCTTCTACCAgatcctgtccaatcagaagcCAGAGCTGCTGGACATGTTGCTGATTACTAACAACCCATATGACTACTCCTACATCTCCCAAGGAGAGGTAACGGTCGCCTCCATCAATGATGCAGAGGAGCTGATGGCTACCGACAGTGCCTTCGATGTGCTCGGCTTCACTCCAGAGGAGAAGATGGGCGTCTATAAGTTGACTGGTGCCATCATGCACTATGGAAACATGAAGTTCAAACAGAAGCAGCGAGAGGAGCAGGCTGAACCTGACGGGACAGAGGCGGCTGATAAATCAGCTTACTTAATGGGGCTGAACTCTGCTGACCTCATCAAAGGGCTGTGCCATCCTAGAGTCAAGGTAGGGAATGAATATGTCACCAAAGGTCAAAGTGTGGACCAAGTCTACTACTCCATCGGTGCTCTGGCTAAGTCAGTGTATGAGAAGATGTTCAACTGGATGGTGGTGAGAATCAACCAATCACTGGACACTAAACAGCACCGTCAGTACTTCATAGGAGTGCTGGACATCGCTGGATTTGAGATCTTTGATTTCAACACATTTGAGCAGCTGTGCATCAACTTCACCAATGAGAAACTGCAACAGTTTTTCAACCATCACATGTTTGTTCTGGAGCAAGAAGAATACAAAAAAGAAGGAATCGACTGGGAGTTCATTGACTTTGGGATGGATTTGCAGGCCTGTATTGACCTGATTGAGAAGCCTCTGGGCATCATGTCAATATTGGAGGAGGAATGCATGTTTCCTAAAGCCAGTGACCAGACCTTCAAATCAAAGCTCTATGATAATCACCTGGGCAAGAACAAAATGTTTGAGAAGCCGAGGGCAGCAAAAGGAAAAGCAGAGGCTCATTTTGCCCTCGTTCACTATGCTGGCACAGTGGACTACAACATCAGCGGCTGGCTGGTCAAAAACAAAGACCCTCTGAATGAAACTGTGGTTGGTCTTTTTCAGAAATCCTCTCTTAAGCTTCTCAGTCTGCTATTTTCAAGCTATTCTGGAGCTGATAGTGGAGACAAAGGAGGTGGCAAAGGAGCCAAGAAGAAAGGCTCTTCATTTCAGACAGTGTCTGCTCTTCACAGGGAAAACCTGAGCAAGCTGATGAATAATTTGAAGACCACTCATCCCCACTTTGTCCGCTGTCTGATTCCTAATGAGAAGAAAACTCCAGGAGTCATGGACAACTGCCTTGTGATGCACCAGCTGCGGTGTAACGGTGTCCTAGAAGGCATCAGGATCTGCAGGAAGGGTTTCCCAAACAGGGTCCTTTATGGTGACTTTAAGCAGCGGTACAGGATCCTGAATGCCTCTGCCATCCCAGAAGGTCAGTTTATTGACTGCAAAAAAAGTGCTGAAAAGTTGCTGGGATCCCTGGACATCGACCACACTCAGTACAAGTTTGGCcacacaaaggttttctttaaagctGGGCTGCTAGGAACTCTGGAGGAGATGCGAGATGAGCAGCTTTCTCGAATCATCACCAGGATCCAGGCCAATGCTCGTGCCATTCTCATGAGGGCACAGTTTGCTAAGCTTGTGGAACGTAGGGATGCCCTAATGGTCATCCAATGGAACCTTCGGTCTTTTCTGGGTGTGAAGAACTGGCCATGGATGAAGCTCTTCTTTAAAATTAAACCTCTGCTAAAGAGTGCTGAGTCTGAGAAGGAGATGGCCAACATGAAGGATGAATTCAACAAGTTGAAAGAAGCTCTGGAGAAATCCGAAGCAAGACGGAAGGAACTAGAGGAGAAAATAGTGACTCTTCTCCAAGAGAAGAATGATCTGACTCTTCAAATTCAGTCTGAACAGGACACTTTAACAGATGCAGAAGAACGCTGTGAACAGcttataaaaagcaaaattcaACTAGAGGCCAAGCTCAAAGAGATGGCTGAAAGactggaggatgaagaggagctGAACGCTGATCTTACAGCAAAGAAACGAAAGCTTGAAGATGAATGCTCTGAGCTGAAGAAGGATATAGATGATCTGGAGCTAACTTTAGCCAAggtggaaaaagagaaacatgCTACAGAGAATAAGGTGAAAAACCTAACGGAGGAGATGGCTTCCCAGGATGAGAACATCATGAAGCTGACCAAAGAGAAGAAAGCACTTCAGGAGGCTCACCAGCAGACACTGGATGACCTGCAGAGTGAAGAAGATAAAGCCAACAGCTTGACAAAAGCTAAAGCTAAACTAGAGCAACAGGTGGATGATCTGGAGGGCTCACTGGAGCAAGAGAAAAAAGTCAGAATGGACCTGGAGCGCTCAAAGAGGAAGCTCGAAGGAGACGTGAAACTGAcccaggagagtttgatggacTTGGAGAATGACAAACAACAGCTCgaggaaaaactgaagaaaaaagacTTTGAGATCACCCAAGTAACTTCAAGACTCGAAGATGAGCAGGTTGCTTCGGTTCAGCTTCAGAAGAAGCTGAAAGAAAACCAGGCAAGAATTGAGGAGCTTGAGGAAGAGCTGGATGCTGAGCGTGCAGCCCGGGCCAAAGTGGAGAAGCAGCGCTCTGATCTTTCCCGAGAGCTGGAGGACATCAGCGAACGTCTGGAGGAAGCTGGTGGAGCCACATCAGCTCAGGTGGAGCTGAATAAGAAGAGAGATGCTGAATTTCAGAAGCTGCGCAGGGAACTGGAGGAATCCACCCTCCAACACGAGTCTATTGCTGCATCTCTGAGAAAGAAACATGCCGACAGTGTTGCTGAACTGGGAGAACAGATCGATAATCTGCAACGTGTTAAGCAGAAACTTGAGAAGGAAAAGAGTGAGCTGAAGCTGGAGCTGGATGACTTGTCTTCTAACATGGAGAGTGTGGTGAAGGCGAAGTCAAACATTGAGAAGATGTGCCGCACAATGGAAGACAACATGAATGAGTACAAGTGTAAATATGAAGAGGCTCAACGGAGCATCAATGACTTGACAACCCAGAGAGCCAAGCTTCTCACAGAGAATGGTGAGTTTGGACGCCAGCTGGAGGAAAAAGAGTGTCTGATATCACAACTGACCAGAGGAAAGAACTCCTACAACCAGCAGGTTGAAGATCTACGCAGACAGCTGGAGGAAGAAGTGAAGGCCAAGAATGCCCTCGCCCATGCTGTTCAGTCTGCCCGTCATGACTGTGATCTGCTCCGAGAGCAGTTCGAAGAGGAGCAGGAAGCCAAGGCTGAGCTACAAAGAGCCCTGTCCAAGTCCAACACTGAGGTTGCAGCATGGAGGACTAAATATGAAACTGATGGGATCCAAAGAACAGAGGAGCTGGAAGAAGCAAAAAAGAAGCTGGTCCAGAGACTGCAGGAGGCCGAGGAGGCCATCGAGGCCGTGAATGCAAAGTGTTCATCTCTCGAGAAGACCAAACACCGCCTTCAAAATGAGATTGAAGACCTGATGCTGGACCTTGAAAGATCTAATGCAGCATCTGCAGCactagacaaaaaacaaagaacctTTGACAAAGTCTTGGCAGAGTGGAAGCAAAAGTTTGAGGAGTCACAGTGTGAATTAGAGGCCTCCCAGAAGGAGGCTCGGTCTCTGAGCACTGAACTCTTCAAATTGAGGAATGCTTATGAGGAATCACTGGATCAACTTGAGACCATGAAGAGAGAGAACAAGAACCTCCAAGAGGAGATCTCTGACCTTACTGATCAGCTTGGAGAAGGCGGACGGAGTGCACATGAACTGGAAAAGATCCGAAAGCAGCTTGAACAAGAAAAGGCTGAGCTCCAGTCAGCTCTGGAGGAGGCAGAAGGTTCTCTAGAACATGAAGAAAGCAAGATCCTCAGAGCCCAGCTAGAGTTCAACCAAGTGAAGGCTGACATGGAGCGCAAAGTGGCTGAGAAAGATGAGGAAATGGAGCAGGCCAAAAGGAACTACCAACGGATGCTCGAGTCTCTTCAGTCTTCTTTGGAATCTGAGACCAGGAGCCGAAATGAGGCCCTTAGAGTCAAGAAGAAGATGGAGGGTGACCTGAATGAAATGGAGATCCAGCTGAGCCAAGCTAACAGGCAAGCAGCCGACGCCCAGAAACAGCTCAAGAGCCTACAGGCATTCCTAAAGGACGCTCAGCTCCAGCTGGACGACAGCCAGCATGGCAATGATGATCTGAGAGAAAACATTGGTCTGCTTGAACGGCGAAACAACCTGATCCAGGCTGAGCTGGAGGAAGTGAGGGCTGCCCTTGAACAGACGGAGAGAAGTCGGAAACTGGCTGAGCAGGAGCTGACTGATGCAACAGAGCGGATGCAGCTCCTCCACTCGCAAAATACCAGCCTGATCaaccagaagaagaaacacGAAACTgacctcctccacctgcagAATGAGATGGAGGAGGCTATACAGGAGAATCGCAATGCTGAGGAGAAAGCAAAGAAGGCCATCACAGATGCAGCCATGATGGCTGAGGAGTTGAAGAAGGAGCAGGACACCAGCGCACATCTGGAGCGCATGAAGAAAAACATGGAGCAGACCATCAAAGACCTGCAGCATCGACTGGACGAGGCCGAGCAGATCGCTATGAAGGGCGGCAGAAAGCAGCTCCAGAAACTGGAGGCTCGCATCAGAGAGCTGGAGAATGAGCTGGAGGTAGAGCAGAAGAGGGGAACAGAGTCCATTAAGGGGGTTCGCAAGTATGAACGGCGAATCAAAGAGCTCACCTACCAGACTGAGGAAGACCGCAAGAACATGGCTCGCCTTCAGGACCTGGTGGACAAGCTGCAGCTCAAGGTCAAGTCCTACAAACATGCAgctgaggaggcagaggaggcagCCAACAGCAACATGGCTAAACTCCGCAAGCTGCAGCACGAGCTGGAGGAAGCTGAGGAGAGGGCCGACATAGCCGAGTCGCAGGTGAATAAGCTGAGGGCGAAGACCAGGGACGGCTCCTCCAAGAAGGGCCTGGATGAGTGA